The Enterococcus rotai genome includes a window with the following:
- the metK gene encoding methionine adenosyltransferase: MTERHLFTSESVSEGHPDKVADQVSDAILDAILEQDPKARVACETSVTTGLVLVFGEISTTAYVDIQKVVRQTLKDIGYTRAKYGFDGDTVAVLVAIDEQSPDIAQGVDDALETRGDKDTKDDIGAGDQGLMFGFAVDETPELMPLPISLSHKLVRRLAQLRKEEKLPYLRPDAKSQVTVEYDENGKPQRVDTVVISTQHDEEATLEQIQADVKKFVIEEVIPADLLDGETKYFINPTGRFVIGGPQGDAGLTGRKIIVDTYGGYARHGGGAFSGKDATKVDRSASYAARYIAKNIVAAGLAEKVEVQLAYAIGVAQPVSISINTFGTSNVPESKLIKAVRENFDLRPAGIIEMLDLRRPIYKKTAAYGHFGRTDIELPWEQTDKVEAIKKSLME, from the coding sequence ATGACAGAGAGACATTTATTTACATCAGAATCCGTTTCTGAAGGACATCCAGACAAAGTTGCCGATCAAGTGAGTGACGCAATACTAGATGCGATTTTAGAACAAGATCCAAAAGCCCGTGTGGCATGTGAAACAAGCGTTACAACTGGTTTAGTTTTAGTTTTTGGAGAGATTTCTACTACAGCTTATGTAGATATTCAAAAAGTCGTTCGTCAAACACTGAAAGATATTGGCTATACTCGAGCTAAATATGGTTTTGATGGAGACACTGTTGCAGTTCTGGTTGCAATTGATGAGCAATCGCCAGATATTGCACAAGGTGTAGATGATGCGCTAGAAACACGTGGTGACAAAGATACTAAAGATGATATTGGTGCTGGAGATCAAGGATTGATGTTTGGTTTTGCAGTAGATGAGACACCAGAACTAATGCCTTTACCGATTTCGTTAAGTCACAAACTTGTGCGCCGTTTAGCACAACTGCGTAAAGAAGAAAAACTTCCTTATTTACGCCCAGATGCAAAATCTCAAGTAACGGTAGAATATGATGAAAATGGCAAACCACAACGTGTGGATACAGTCGTGATCAGTACACAACATGATGAAGAAGCTACGCTGGAGCAGATTCAAGCAGACGTAAAAAAATTCGTTATTGAAGAAGTGATCCCAGCAGATTTATTAGATGGAGAAACAAAATACTTTATTAATCCGACAGGTCGCTTTGTTATTGGTGGACCACAAGGTGATGCTGGTTTGACCGGACGTAAAATAATTGTCGATACTTACGGAGGTTATGCTCGCCACGGTGGCGGTGCTTTTTCAGGTAAAGACGCGACAAAAGTCGATCGTTCTGCAAGCTATGCCGCTCGATATATTGCTAAAAATATCGTTGCAGCTGGTTTAGCTGAAAAAGTTGAAGTACAATTGGCTTATGCGATTGGTGTAGCACAACCCGTATCGATTTCAATCAATACTTTCGGGACAAGCAATGTGCCAGAAAGCAAATTGATTAAAGCCGTTAGAGAAAACTTTGACCTGCGTCCAGCAGGAATAATTGAAATGCTTGACCTACGCCGTCCAATCTACAAAAAAACGGCAGCATATGGTCATTTTGGTCGTACAGACATTGAACTACCTTGGGAGCAGACAGATAAAGTCGAAGCAATCAAGAAAAGCTTGATGGAGTAA
- a CDS encoding MDR family MFS transporter, translating to MERKTNVKLVTISVFVATFMTAIEGTIVSTAMPTIVGSLHGMEIMNWVFSIYLLTNAMLTPIYGKLADKVGRKPIFMIGIIIFIIGSSLCGLAQNMITLIIARAIQGIGAGAIMPVALTILADIYSIDKRAKMLGLNSAAWGIASIFGPLAGGFIVDTVGWHWIFFINVPIGIVLMGLIAYFLVEPKREKSKVPMDILGSIQLMLVLLTLLLGFQLIGDGGFDLKVFLCLGASVLFFIIFILVEKRAKDPVIDLMLFKNSTFVIVNIVAALISGFLMGVEVYIPMWMQGVLGKSAGIGGLVLAPMSILWMVGSFIASNLMEKYTTKRVLTIGLSITLLGGIFLVLVPATISFVWFFAISSVLGIGFGITITTTTVTAQSSVDPSEMGVATSFNTLARTIGQTLMVSIFGVIINAVTTSELAKSTLKVDSDVMNQLVNPHTANTIPADLLKPLRGMLYAGLHNVYVVGIGLIIIAMILNISVKKKLA from the coding sequence ATGGAAAGAAAAACAAACGTCAAACTTGTAACGATCAGTGTGTTCGTTGCAACGTTTATGACAGCAATCGAAGGAACGATCGTTTCAACAGCGATGCCAACGATCGTAGGATCACTGCACGGCATGGAAATTATGAACTGGGTCTTTTCGATTTATTTATTAACAAATGCAATGTTAACACCGATATACGGAAAATTGGCAGATAAAGTCGGGCGCAAACCGATTTTTATGATTGGTATTATTATTTTTATTATAGGATCTTCATTATGTGGTTTGGCGCAAAATATGATCACCTTGATCATTGCTCGAGCAATTCAAGGAATTGGGGCAGGAGCGATTATGCCTGTTGCTTTGACGATTTTGGCCGATATTTATTCAATTGATAAACGTGCAAAAATGCTAGGATTAAATAGTGCAGCTTGGGGAATTGCCAGTATTTTCGGTCCTCTTGCTGGAGGGTTTATCGTAGATACTGTTGGTTGGCACTGGATTTTCTTTATTAACGTGCCAATTGGTATTGTCTTAATGGGCTTGATTGCTTACTTTTTAGTTGAACCAAAACGAGAAAAAAGCAAGGTACCGATGGACATTTTGGGTAGTATTCAACTGATGTTAGTCCTATTGACCTTATTATTAGGGTTTCAATTGATTGGCGATGGCGGTTTTGATTTAAAAGTATTTCTGTGCTTAGGAGCTTCTGTTCTATTTTTTATCATTTTCATTTTGGTGGAAAAAAGAGCCAAAGATCCTGTTATTGATTTGATGCTATTTAAAAACTCTACATTTGTGATCGTTAATATTGTAGCAGCGTTGATCAGTGGCTTTTTGATGGGAGTAGAAGTCTATATTCCAATGTGGATGCAAGGCGTACTAGGAAAAAGCGCTGGAATTGGTGGTTTAGTATTAGCACCAATGTCGATTTTATGGATGGTAGGGTCATTTATTGCCAGTAATTTGATGGAAAAATATACGACAAAACGAGTCTTGACAATTGGGTTAAGTATTACGTTGCTTGGAGGTATTTTCTTAGTATTAGTGCCAGCAACGATTTCATTTGTTTGGTTTTTTGCGATTTCCTCTGTTTTAGGGATTGGTTTTGGGATTACAATCACAACAACCACTGTGACAGCCCAGAGCAGCGTGGATCCTTCTGAAATGGGTGTTGCAACATCATTCAATACCTTAGCTAGAACGATTGGTCAAACGTTGATGGTGTCGATTTTTGGTGTGATCATCAATGCCGTAACAACTTCAGAGTTAGCTAAAAGTACCTTGAAGGTTGACTCAGATGTTATGAACCAGTTGGTTAATCCGCATACAGCTAATACAATTCCAGCTGATTTACTTAAACCTTTGCGTGGCATGCTTTATGCTGGTCTGCATAATGTCTATGTAGTTGGTATTGGGCTAATCATCATTGCAATGATTTTGAATATCAGTGTCAAAAAGAAATTAGCGTAA
- a CDS encoding alpha/beta hydrolase → MAFLQASIYSNVLEMEVSVNVILPQKTEKKIGTATKGNLTDVPVMYLLHGMGGNHSVWERRTSIERYVADLGLAVIMPSTDLGWYTDTRYDMKYWTFISEELPTICHELFPQLTTNRAKTFAVGLSMGGYGALKLGLAKPESFCAVASLSGAVNLADRMEDLLAVRGKDFWEGIFGPFEQVQGSNNDPMFLLDQLVKSGKTPPNIFLCCGEEDLLLYGNKKMASALTSNNIEHTFETGPGNHDWIFWDAWIQRVLAWLPVEK, encoded by the coding sequence ATGGCTTTTTTACAAGCGAGTATTTATTCAAATGTGTTAGAAATGGAAGTATCCGTGAACGTTATTTTGCCGCAAAAAACAGAGAAAAAAATTGGTACAGCAACGAAGGGCAATCTGACGGATGTCCCAGTAATGTATCTACTCCATGGAATGGGCGGCAATCATAGTGTCTGGGAACGACGAACATCGATAGAACGCTATGTCGCTGATTTAGGATTAGCGGTGATCATGCCGTCTACTGATCTTGGCTGGTATACAGATACACGCTATGACATGAAGTACTGGACCTTTATATCAGAAGAATTGCCAACTATTTGTCATGAGTTATTTCCTCAATTAACAACAAATAGAGCCAAAACATTTGCAGTTGGCCTTTCGATGGGTGGTTATGGTGCGTTAAAACTCGGTTTAGCTAAGCCAGAAAGTTTTTGCGCTGTGGCTTCTTTGTCAGGAGCGGTAAATCTTGCTGACAGAATGGAAGACCTTTTGGCTGTTAGAGGAAAAGATTTCTGGGAAGGGATTTTTGGTCCTTTCGAGCAAGTTCAAGGATCAAACAACGATCCAATGTTTTTACTTGATCAGTTAGTTAAAAGCGGCAAAACACCGCCCAATATTTTTCTTTGCTGTGGTGAAGAGGATTTGCTTTTATATGGAAATAAAAAGATGGCATCGGCGCTGACTTCAAATAATATTGAACATACATTTGAAACAGGTCCAGGAAATCATGATTGGATTTTTTGGGATGCATGGATTCAACGAGTATTGGCGTGGTTGCCAGTAGAAAAATAA
- a CDS encoding TetR/AcrR family transcriptional regulator C-terminal domain-containing protein, giving the protein MDSKLSKEKIVQAAFQLLTEKPDLEKLSMRKVAQRLGIQAPAIYWHVENKQALLQSMAEEIEDHFIPPKPQANWKETIYAYMENYYELYQQYPCATEIEIQTIPSYPSRLRNLDAILGILNEAGFSIELSYMTITSLQHLLFGMLMDSSEERKLYNKVMAGDDYLKKQIILMKQYVQEQELNNISESIQYRQKEKQKDFFMKTLRVFLNGLDTFL; this is encoded by the coding sequence GTGGACTCAAAATTATCAAAAGAAAAAATCGTTCAAGCAGCATTCCAATTGCTGACAGAAAAACCTGACTTGGAAAAACTATCGATGCGAAAAGTGGCTCAAAGACTTGGCATACAAGCACCAGCGATTTATTGGCATGTTGAAAACAAACAAGCCTTACTTCAAAGTATGGCTGAAGAGATAGAGGACCATTTTATACCACCAAAACCTCAAGCAAACTGGAAAGAAACGATTTATGCTTATATGGAAAACTATTATGAGCTGTATCAACAGTATCCTTGTGCCACCGAAATCGAAATCCAAACGATCCCTTCTTATCCATCTCGCTTACGAAATCTTGATGCGATCCTTGGAATTTTAAACGAAGCTGGGTTCTCTATAGAATTAAGTTATATGACGATTACTTCTTTACAACATTTATTGTTTGGTATGCTAATGGATTCGTCGGAGGAAAGAAAATTATACAATAAAGTCATGGCTGGAGATGACTATTTAAAAAAACAAATTATTTTGATGAAACAATACGTTCAAGAGCAAGAGTTGAACAATATCAGTGAAAGTATTCAATACCGACAAAAAGAAAAGCAAAAGGATTTTTTTATGAAAACCTTACGTGTGTTTCTAAATGGTTTAGATACGTTCCTCTAA
- a CDS encoding ABC transporter ATP-binding protein, with amino-acid sequence MEHVKKYKLEVSIALITVVVMVMSALWQPKLLQKVLEAIIKDDKSQMKELGLYLIGIAGLGLIAGVFNTIYSAKVAQGVSADIREATFRKIQTFSFGNIEEFSAGNLVVRLTNDVTQIQNVIMIALQSLFRIPILFIGSFILAMMTLPQLWWVIVLLVVAVFIITALSFSQMGKHFMIIQTLIDKVNGLAKENLLGIRVVKSFVQEKNELNRFTKVSEELTKHNLIVGTLFSVMIPSFMLAANLAVVGSIFLVSNLVKDDPTVIGSIASFMSYLMQIMMAIIIGGMMMMMTSRAAVSIKRIKEVMDTVPALTYKDVPEQELNGSVVFDHVSFRYPGDETDTLKDISFSIKPGEMIGIVGATGAGKSTLAQLIPRLFDPSEGSVKVGGVDLKDVNERSLRKAVSFVLQKAILFSGTISQNLRQGKKDANEADMSRATEIAQAKEFIEKLALQYEAPVAERSNNFSGGQKQRLSISRGVIGDPKILILDDSTSALDARSERLVREALDNDLKETTTIVIAQKISSVVHADRILVLDKGQLVGEGTHEELAKTNPIYQEIYETQKGKDENND; translated from the coding sequence ATGGAACATGTCAAAAAGTACAAGCTGGAAGTTTCCATAGCCTTGATTACTGTTGTTGTCATGGTCATGTCGGCTTTATGGCAGCCTAAACTATTACAAAAAGTGCTAGAAGCAATTATTAAAGATGATAAGAGTCAAATGAAGGAACTTGGATTGTATTTGATCGGGATCGCAGGTTTGGGATTGATTGCCGGTGTCTTCAATACGATTTATTCTGCTAAAGTCGCACAAGGTGTGAGTGCTGATATTCGTGAAGCAACATTCCGCAAGATCCAAACATTTTCATTTGGCAATATTGAAGAATTTTCAGCAGGCAATTTAGTGGTTCGTCTGACCAATGATGTGACTCAAATTCAAAACGTGATCATGATCGCATTGCAGTCATTATTTAGAATCCCGATCCTATTTATCGGAAGTTTTATTTTAGCGATGATGACATTGCCGCAATTGTGGTGGGTGATCGTATTGCTTGTTGTAGCAGTATTTATTATCACAGCCTTATCCTTTTCTCAAATGGGCAAGCACTTTATGATCATTCAAACATTGATCGATAAAGTCAATGGCTTAGCCAAAGAAAATCTTTTAGGGATTCGCGTGGTTAAATCTTTTGTCCAAGAAAAAAATGAATTAAATCGTTTCACTAAGGTCAGTGAAGAATTGACGAAACATAATTTGATTGTAGGGACACTATTTTCTGTGATGATCCCATCATTTATGTTGGCAGCTAATCTAGCGGTTGTAGGATCGATTTTCCTTGTTAGTAACTTAGTTAAAGATGATCCAACTGTTATCGGCAGTATTGCATCATTTATGAGCTATTTAATGCAAATCATGATGGCTATCATTATCGGTGGAATGATGATGATGATGACTTCTCGTGCAGCTGTTTCTATCAAACGAATCAAAGAGGTGATGGACACTGTTCCAGCACTGACTTACAAAGATGTACCCGAACAAGAGTTAAATGGCAGTGTTGTTTTTGACCATGTTAGTTTCCGCTATCCAGGAGATGAGACTGATACATTGAAAGATATTTCATTTTCTATTAAACCTGGTGAGATGATTGGGATCGTAGGAGCTACAGGAGCTGGTAAATCCACGCTAGCACAATTGATTCCACGGTTGTTCGATCCATCTGAGGGAAGTGTAAAAGTTGGTGGAGTTGATTTGAAGGATGTTAATGAACGTAGCCTACGTAAAGCTGTGTCATTTGTTCTACAAAAAGCGATTCTTTTCTCCGGTACAATTTCACAAAATCTACGCCAAGGGAAAAAAGATGCCAATGAAGCAGATATGAGCCGTGCAACTGAAATTGCTCAGGCTAAAGAATTTATCGAGAAATTAGCCTTACAATATGAAGCGCCAGTAGCTGAAAGAAGTAACAACTTTTCTGGCGGACAAAAACAACGTCTATCCATTTCACGTGGTGTGATCGGAGATCCTAAGATCTTGATTCTTGACGACAGTACTAGTGCTTTGGATGCTCGATCAGAGCGTTTAGTTAGAGAAGCGTTAGATAACGATCTAAAAGAAACAACGACGATCGTAATTGCACAAAAAATTTCTTCTGTTGTTCATGCTGACCGAATTTTGGTGTTAGACAAAGGGCAATTAGTGGGTGAGGGAACTCACGAGGAGTTAGCGAAAACAAACCCTATTTATCAAGAAATCTACGAAACACAAAAAGGAAAGGATGAAAATAATGACTGA
- a CDS encoding ABC transporter ATP-binding protein — MTDLIRASKFFFHYLKRYKLSFLFIFVTIVIATYLQVKAPQFVGEAIQELANYVGALMQGIDDKSKFIDIIWKLLIFYVLTSAANFIYSILFTQVVGKSTNRMRIGLFNKLEKLTIRFFDSHQDGEILSRFTSDLDNIQNSLNQALLQVLTNAALFVGILIMMFRQNVQLAWATIASTPVAILIAVVVISKARKYVDIQQDEVGKLNGYMDEKISGQRVIITNGLQEETIDGFLEHNETVRKATFKGQVYSGLLFPMMQGMSLVNTAIVIFFGGWLALNGDLEKTVALGLVVTFVQYSQQYYQPLMQISSGYSMIQLAITGARRLNEMFDEPDEINPKDGKQINGINESVALNHVDFGYDPEVPILKDVSINVSKGEMVALVGPTGSGKTTIMNLLNRFYDVNNGSVTFDGTDIREIELSSLRSHVGIVLQDSVLFSGTIRANIAFGNPEATEDEIIAAAKQANIHEFIMELENGYDTEITEENNVFSTGQKQLISIARTIITNPSLLILDEATSNVDTVTEAKIQKAMDEAIKGRTSFVIAHRLKTILNADRIVVLRNGEVIEEGNHHELLEQDGFYSELYHNQFVFE, encoded by the coding sequence ATGACTGATTTAATAAGAGCAAGTAAATTCTTTTTTCATTATTTAAAACGGTACAAACTTTCCTTCTTGTTTATTTTTGTAACAATTGTTATTGCAACCTATTTACAGGTGAAAGCACCGCAATTTGTTGGTGAAGCAATTCAAGAATTAGCCAACTATGTAGGAGCTTTGATGCAAGGCATAGATGATAAAAGCAAGTTTATCGACATTATCTGGAAGCTATTGATTTTCTATGTATTAACAAGTGCAGCTAATTTTATTTATAGTATTCTATTTACCCAAGTTGTTGGAAAGTCAACAAATCGGATGCGGATTGGATTGTTTAATAAATTAGAAAAATTAACGATCCGATTCTTTGATTCACATCAAGATGGCGAAATTTTGAGTCGATTTACAAGTGATTTGGATAATATCCAAAATAGCTTGAATCAAGCGTTACTCCAAGTCTTGACGAATGCTGCATTATTTGTTGGAATTTTGATTATGATGTTCCGTCAAAATGTTCAGTTAGCCTGGGCAACGATTGCCTCCACTCCTGTAGCGATTTTGATTGCAGTTGTTGTGATCAGTAAAGCGCGAAAATATGTTGATATTCAGCAAGATGAAGTTGGTAAACTGAATGGCTATATGGATGAAAAAATTAGTGGTCAACGAGTGATTATTACCAATGGCCTGCAAGAAGAAACGATTGATGGTTTCTTGGAGCATAATGAAACAGTACGTAAAGCAACCTTTAAAGGGCAAGTTTATTCTGGTCTACTATTCCCGATGATGCAAGGGATGTCACTTGTTAACACAGCAATCGTGATTTTCTTTGGTGGTTGGTTAGCGTTGAATGGTGATTTAGAAAAGACTGTTGCATTAGGTTTAGTTGTAACCTTCGTTCAGTATTCACAACAATATTATCAACCGCTGATGCAAATTTCTTCAGGCTACAGTATGATCCAACTGGCGATTACAGGAGCCCGTCGATTAAATGAAATGTTCGATGAACCAGATGAAATCAATCCAAAAGATGGCAAGCAAATCAATGGAATCAACGAATCAGTAGCATTGAATCATGTTGATTTTGGCTATGATCCAGAAGTACCGATTTTAAAAGATGTATCGATCAATGTCAGCAAAGGCGAGATGGTTGCGTTAGTTGGTCCGACAGGTTCAGGAAAAACAACGATCATGAACTTGTTAAATCGTTTTTATGATGTAAATAACGGTTCAGTTACCTTTGATGGAACAGATATTCGAGAAATCGAATTAAGCAGTTTACGTTCGCATGTCGGAATCGTATTGCAAGACTCTGTGTTATTTTCTGGCACGATCCGTGCCAACATTGCTTTTGGGAATCCAGAAGCGACTGAGGATGAGATCATTGCTGCAGCCAAACAAGCGAATATTCATGAGTTTATCATGGAATTAGAAAATGGCTACGATACAGAAATCACTGAAGAAAATAACGTTTTCAGTACAGGTCAAAAACAATTGATCAGTATTGCTAGAACCATCATTACGAATCCGTCATTATTGATTTTAGATGAAGCGACAAGTAATGTAGATACCGTTACAGAAGCGAAGATTCAAAAAGCGATGGATGAAGCAATCAAAGGTAGAACAAGCTTTGTAATTGCCCATCGATTGAAGACGATTTTGAATGCAGATCGCATCGTTGTTTTGAGAAATGGTGAAGTGATCGAAGAAGGAAATCATCATGAACTATTGGAGCAGGATGGTTTTTATTCAGAGCTTTATCATAATCAGTTTGTATTTGAATAA
- a CDS encoding class I SAM-dependent methyltransferase produces the protein MLQTAMRFSHTLLKEVIQTGDTVVDATMGNGHDTAFLAQLVGLNGLVYAFDVQEQALQNTEKKLVESGVREQVRLVHQGHETIATIIPKETTLRAAIFNLGYLPKSDKQIITKPDTTKQALDALLARLESKGRIVLVVYYGHTGGEAELAMVQDYCQQLPQEEYSVLTYQFINQKNNPPILFCIERK, from the coding sequence ATGCTACAAACTGCGATGCGTTTTAGCCATACATTGTTAAAAGAAGTGATTCAAACTGGTGATACGGTTGTGGATGCTACAATGGGTAATGGACATGATACAGCGTTTCTGGCGCAACTTGTCGGCTTGAATGGGTTAGTCTATGCTTTTGATGTTCAAGAACAAGCGCTGCAAAATACTGAGAAAAAACTTGTGGAATCAGGAGTAAGAGAGCAAGTACGTCTAGTCCATCAAGGTCATGAAACAATCGCAACGATTATCCCAAAAGAAACAACATTGCGAGCTGCTATTTTCAACCTAGGCTACCTGCCTAAAAGTGATAAGCAGATCATCACAAAACCAGATACAACGAAACAAGCTTTAGATGCCCTTCTTGCTAGATTAGAATCTAAAGGACGGATCGTTTTAGTTGTTTATTATGGACATACTGGTGGTGAAGCTGAATTGGCTATGGTACAAGACTATTGTCAACAACTACCACAAGAAGAATACAGTGTACTGACTTATCAATTTATTAATCAGAAGAATAACCCGCCGATTTTGTTTTGTATTGAGAGAAAATAA
- a CDS encoding TIGR01212 family radical SAM protein (This family includes YhcC from E. coli K-12, an uncharacterized radical SAM protein.) — MSDFDYTEDPNKRYHTWNYALRQQFGGKIFKVPLDGGFDCPNRDGTVAKGGCTFCSVSGSGDMIVAPQDPLPIQFQKEVHMMHKKWPQVDQYIVYFQNFTNTHAPVEVIRHRFEQVVNEKGVVGISIGTRPDCLPDDVVNYLAELNQRFYLWVELGLQTTYETTSHTINRAHNYQTYLEGVGKLRKHNIRVCTHLINGLPGESLEMMRENVRRTILDSDIQGIKLHLLHLMTNTRMLRDYHEGRLQLMTRENYVNVICDQLEMIPPEIVIHRLTGDAPTDALVGPMWSLKKWEVLNAIDDEMKQRNSMQGIYNVRDTKGVLI; from the coding sequence ATGTCTGATTTTGATTATACTGAAGATCCCAACAAACGTTATCACACGTGGAATTATGCTTTACGTCAACAGTTTGGCGGAAAAATCTTCAAAGTACCTTTAGACGGCGGATTTGATTGCCCGAACCGTGATGGGACAGTTGCAAAAGGGGGGTGTACTTTTTGTAGTGTTTCTGGATCAGGAGATATGATCGTAGCACCTCAAGATCCCTTGCCGATTCAATTTCAAAAAGAAGTGCACATGATGCATAAAAAATGGCCTCAGGTCGATCAATATATCGTTTATTTCCAAAATTTCACTAATACCCATGCACCTGTCGAAGTAATTCGACATCGATTTGAGCAAGTTGTGAATGAAAAAGGTGTTGTCGGTATTTCGATTGGTACCCGTCCAGATTGTTTGCCTGATGATGTCGTCAATTATTTAGCTGAGCTGAATCAACGTTTTTATTTGTGGGTCGAGTTAGGGCTACAGACGACGTACGAAACCACTAGTCATACAATTAACAGAGCTCACAACTATCAAACCTATTTAGAGGGCGTTGGAAAATTGCGCAAACATAATATTCGTGTTTGTACACATTTAATCAACGGATTACCTGGTGAAAGTTTAGAGATGATGCGTGAAAATGTACGCCGAACAATTCTTGATTCGGATATCCAAGGAATCAAACTGCATCTACTACATTTAATGACAAACACACGAATGTTACGTGATTACCATGAAGGTCGACTACAATTGATGACTCGAGAAAATTACGTCAATGTCATTTGTGATCAGTTAGAGATGATCCCGCCAGAGATCGTGATTCATCGACTGACCGGTGATGCTCCAACTGATGCTTTAGTTGGTCCTATGTGGAGCTTGAAAAAATGGGAAGTATTAAATGCGATCGATGATGAAATGAAACAGCGCAATAGTATGCAAGGAATCTATAATGTCCGTGATACAAAGGGGGTTCTTATTTGA
- a CDS encoding phosphatase PAP2 family protein translates to MKNKLYYQFAGSCFLVVFMFLGYVVRFYPGWLKGFDQTITTLVRTPYPSANQFFIWYTKFADPLTVGILTFAIAFIFYRGKYYAEMFWLLINTALIAGVANPLIKLVFMRPRPTLDHLVTEHSYSFPSGHSTGSVLLYGTIILLLPQFIKQKKLCLFLQIILGFGILLIGISRIYAGVHFPSDVLGGFCFGLAWLLMTYPIYLEKRFIWRFKSKQQ, encoded by the coding sequence ATGAAAAATAAATTATACTATCAATTTGCAGGCAGCTGTTTTTTAGTTGTCTTTATGTTCCTAGGTTATGTCGTCCGTTTTTATCCTGGCTGGTTGAAAGGGTTTGACCAAACCATCACCACACTCGTACGGACGCCTTATCCTTCTGCCAATCAGTTTTTTATTTGGTATACAAAATTTGCAGATCCTTTGACTGTTGGAATACTTACTTTTGCGATTGCGTTCATCTTCTATAGAGGAAAATACTATGCAGAAATGTTTTGGCTTTTGATCAATACAGCTTTGATTGCTGGTGTGGCGAATCCATTGATCAAGTTAGTATTTATGCGGCCGCGTCCAACCTTGGATCATTTGGTCACAGAACATAGTTACAGCTTTCCTAGCGGGCATTCTACGGGAAGCGTGTTATTATATGGAACGATTATTTTACTTTTACCGCAATTTATTAAACAAAAAAAACTTTGTTTATTTTTACAAATTATCTTAGGTTTTGGTATTTTACTGATCGGTATCAGCCGTATTTATGCTGGGGTTCATTTCCCGAGTGACGTTTTAGGTGGCTTCTGTTTTGGTTTAGCTTGGCTATTAATGACCTATCCGATTTATTTAGAAAAACGCTTTATCTGGCGTTTTAAAAGCAAACAACAATAG